The sequence below is a genomic window from Trichosurus vulpecula isolate mTriVul1 chromosome 5, mTriVul1.pri, whole genome shotgun sequence.
ATCAGTTTTTATGTGAAAAATTACCTTAATGAGTACCTTGACTGTATGGAGATAtttcagtggatctgtgatctagTCAGTATGAGTATTCTTTCCTTGGTGTTTGCAACATGTTTGGACagagtgttttaatttgcatttctctaatcaatagtgctttagagcattttctcatatgactatagatagctttactaTGCCTCTTCTTCTAATTGGTGGTAACTATATCCGAAATCTCTAGGCTAATTTTTTTGTTAAAAGGTACAGAAATCTTCCTTGAGACATAATTTGGCTTAGAGGAGTAAAGACTTTGGCCACTGTTTTTTGCTTGTCTAGATCCAAAAATCCAAGGCATGAGGAACCAGTCTGGCTCCTCTCTTAAGCTTCTGACTGGCAGACCAGAATGGACAATATAAAGGCAGAGTAGCAATACTCTAAATGAATCAATGCTGTATCTTTGCTGAAtagtttctcttttaaaaattcttttcctgcCCTAAAtgcgccccccccccactttgccTAAAGAAACCTCGTTTTGCTAATTATAAAGTACTCTACcagtttttcatttcatttaaatcttGAATCTGAACTACTATCTTAGACTTAATCAGGCCTGGTCTACTATAGTTCTTCAGAGAGTATTGTATTATAAGTTTTACATcaaaatatttgtattaaaaaGAGGGGCCTTTGTTTTTGGGAAAAGCTGGGTATTGTTAAAGGAGTTTTGCCATTTCTTGGAAGTAATCAGCCTaatttcccccaccccttcctgtttGGTTCTAGGCCCAATGCATTGTCCATTTGTACAGTTTGCCCCATATATGTGTACTCTTGGACAATCTCTTTTGGTTGTTCATCCAACCACAAATCATATTTTATCAGTAAACATActttatttattatctttcttttgtaGATTGTCAGGTCAGTCTCAGGAGTGGTTATGGATCTCTTCCAGTGGTCTCAACAGTGTTTCAGGTCTTGATGTAAGCAGCACCCTTGTTACTATAAATAGAAGCATGTGGAGGACCTCATCATTCATAAAGGTTTCCTCTTGAACTTTGACTCTGCCCTGTATCTCCTCCATCATAGTGGCAAAACATTTTTGTCTAATGTACATTAAATGGTTTAATTCCTCACCTAATTTTTATTATCAAAGGATTTTGAAGAAGGTTATCTCTGTTAAGTCTTtgaaggaatcttgaatgattcTGACATATGGATGATTGACTTCTTATTGGAAGAAGacagttacttaacctctgtgtacctcagtttcctcacctgcaaaatgaggataataatagcaactacccctcatggtttttgtgagaataaaataatatttgtgcagtactttgtaaactttaatatgctttataaatgctgtaATACTATTACTAATGAAAGATGGCAAGTTCTTTACTGTCATTGTGAATGTcttgcatgcatgcatgtataaataAATTGCAAAGATTTCATATAGATGGGAATGTAGGCATATATGTCTTTTTTGGGCTGTTAATaagatgaagatttttttttcctttcctttggtttcttttcctccttcataaACCTTGTAAATCAATCCATTAGTGTCTTCTCAATTGTGTTGCCTGCATTATGAGTCTTTTCCAAATACACTTGGTCAAATCTTGTGACATTTTCCACCTTTGTTCTCTTTGGTACTACTTCTACTTCTTTAAAAACATCTATATTAGAGTATGGATGGGAGCTCTGCTGCCATTGATGGTGAAAAACAATTGTTAAAAAATCTTTACAtgtattttccattttacttctgtttgctaccctttcattttcatttttaaatgcccTCAGGCTGATTAAGCCTAGTTGCATATCTTACAGTTTTCTTTATACTGGTTTTGTATTCCACTGCTTTCATGTGGGATGTTATGATActcttaataaaaatttaaaagtgaaataatgaTTGTGTTGCCTTTggcctctatctctctctctttctggtaaataaatcatttttaatgaAATCTCTTTTTAGGTGATTTTGCTTTCCTCGTTATGGCTATTGATTTGCATGTTTTAAAATTctgtataaaataattctgaTTTTAGATACTATCTTTTCTCTCCATATCCCATTTTTATGATCAGTTACTTGTGTAAATAGCTAAGGATTGAGTTATTTCAGTTTCAGTccacatatttttttcctatagggttatagaatcatagaatatagaatctgtaaaggaccttggaggccctctagtccaaccactttattttaaacattaggaaactgaggcgtaGAGAAATGAAATAACCTGTCACACAGCTGCtatatgatttgaacccaggtcttcttgtccCTAAATCCAATTCCCTAAACACTAGGccatttttctaaattttcaaaatttttaatatattattggTGATCTGACTATTGATAGCTTATTTGTAGATGATTCCTACATTATTGAGGCTTTTTCTGTGTAAAcgtcaatttccttttttgtgtttgtatatgaTGTCATTTAGTGCTTTCCATGTTCAGGATCCAACATacacatattctttttttcaaaagaaaaattcatgATGTAACTTGATAAGGATTTtgtcctctcccatcccttcttTATGAACCATGCTTTGTACTTTTTGCCGCCTATGCATTTGAGTCACTATGTATTAATTTATATATCGAATTTAATTTGCAggtattttttgcatttttcacatactttttctgccttctctttctctgtagtCTACATAAGcactgatttttttcattatgtcCTTTTTTTTGCATAAGCTTTTTGTGAGCTCTACAATTCAATATTTCCAAATGTCTCATGAAACCTGTGTCTTGCTGTCTTCAGGCATGGGATAAAAACTAACTCTTCCaactctttctttgcctgtttAGGGAGTACCTATgtgtcatctttccatttaggtgCAACTTTCTTCTGGTATAGTTTATAGTCATCGTGCTAGATTATGACTCTTTTAATATTGTGTCAACTCAGAAAAAAGCACATTTTGATTGTCAGCAACCAATTTATCATTTAGAAAGGGTGCTAATTTCTTTAACACCTTTGCCCCTGTGTCTAGTATTCTGTCACTGTCACTTCAGAAGAAGATGGGGTCTGCATAAGACTGAAAGGcgttttgtattttgttttaattccTGCTTTTTACAGCCAAATAATTCATAACCAAGTAGGCAGTCTACTTATATGACTTTTTTACTTAGCAATGGTTTGTTCTTAGAAAGCAGACTTGTTTTGTTGTCAGGATCTAATGGGATTGTTGAACACTGTGAAGTAGATAAAAAGAAGGAGCTAAAGTCCCAGTattcctaggtttgaatcctattAGGCTTGTGTTTTAATCCTACTTCTGATATTATTTAAAAAGGAGTctaggtggagccaagatggcatccagaaagcagggacttaattaggctctcccccaggtccctccaaacacctataaaaaatggctctgaacaaattctacagctgcagaacccacaaaatagcaacgggaagcagggctccagcccaggatagcctggatggtcactgggaagggtctatcgcttggagctgggagtggaggggagcagagcccagcatgggctgcgccaggaccaagcAGACTGggaactgggcagaacaggcgtagcgccctgaatcagtgagctgtggcagttaccagacttctcaacccacaaatgccaaagacaacagagaaggttagtgggacagagtgaaaagagttcgcagtCAGCCATGGCCCCGGGGGTGCAGccgaggtggtgcagctctgaggctccttccagagttacagctgcagttgcttctgggcccaggcccacctggtgggaggaattaagtggcagattagagggggagtgcaaaacctgctttgccctgcctgaatAGGGGCCCCAGTTGtgtttggtggttcttgggggaggaggagcgctggtgtggcagagctggctgtgtagaagtagctctgaaaatagcagcacagcccctcaagcttgggacaaagtactctgtactctacaaccagttgccctgacaaaaagctcaagggtcaagtgttgactgggaacatgaacagccAGCGAAAAGACTCTCagtttcagactcagactttggaattttttttttgttgacaaaggaccaaaacatacagccagaagaagtcaacaaagtcaaagagcctacatcaaaagcctccaagaaaaatatgaattgttctcaggccatggaagagctcaaaaaggatttgcaaaagcaacttagaggagtagaggaaaaattggaaagagaaatgagagtgatgtgagaaaaccatgaaaaacaagtcaatgaattgttTCAttgaaaggagacccaaaaaaatattgaagaaaataacaccttaaaaaaatagactagctcaaatggcaaaagaactccaaaaagccaatgaagagaagaatgccttgaaaggcagaattagccaaatggaaaaggcggtccaaaagatcactgaagaaaattctaccttaaaaattagattggagcaagtggaagctagtgactttatgagaaatcaagatattataaaacagaacgaaaggaatgaaaaaatggaagacaatgtgaactatctcattggaaaaaccactgacctggaaaacagatccaggagagagaatttagaaattactggactacctgaaagccatgatcaaaaaaagagcctagatatcatctttcaagaaattatgaaggagaattgccctgatattctagagccagagggtaaagtagaattTGAAATATTCCACcgatagcctcctgaaaaagatccccaaaagaaaactcctaggaatattgttgccaaattccagagctcccagatcaaggagaaaatactgcaagcagccagaaagaaacaattggaatattgtggaaaaacaataaggataacacaagatctagcagcttctacattaagagattgaagggcttggaatatgatatttcagaggtcaatggaggtagtcttaaaaccaagaatcacctacccagtaaaactgagtatcatgcttcaatgcgtaatatggattttcaataaaatagaggactttcaagcttttctcagtgagaagaccagagctgaatagaattttttttttttttatgaacaaTGGACTTTATTTAATCATTTCTGCATTTACAGCTGGAACTCTGGGAATTCAAAATTAACATCTTTGCCTGTCAGCTTCTTATAAACGCCAGAAAATGTTTCTACCTTGTGCTCCACATTGTTCTGCTGTGCTTTATCCAAATGGACCTTTATGAGTCTGCTGCCATCTAGTTTCACACGGATTCTCTTGCCAACAATTTCACTTGGAAAGACAAGGTCTTCAAGGATTGCATCATGCACAGCAGTTAGAGTACGGCTTCTGGGAcgcttttgcttattttttgtaCGGCTTTTTCTTGTTGGCTTAGGAAGAATTCTCCTCTGAGCAATAAAGACCACATGTTTGCCACTGAATTTTTTCTCCAATTCACGAACTAGTCGTACTTGGATCTTCTGAAAAGATTTTAGCTGAGGAACTGGAACAAAAATGATGATAGCTTTTCTGCCACCACCAACTTCAATTTCCTTAGCTGCTGTGATATTCAGCTCTCTTAATTGAGCCTTTAAGTCAGAGTTCATCTCCAACTCCAATAGAGCCAGCAAGGACCTTGGGTTTGGAGATGGAACTAGATGGCTCAAGCACCCCAGGCTACCTACTACCTGtgtctgaatagaaaatttgactttaaaatacaagaatcgagagaagcatgaaaaggtaaacaaaaaagagaaatcataaggcacttactactgttgaactgttttgtttacattcctacatggaatcatgatgtgtgtaattcatgagacctcagtattagggtagctgaagggaatatacatatacacatacacatacatatacacatacatatacatatacatatacatatacatatacatatacatatacatatacatatacatatacatatacatatacatacacacacatacatgtacatatacatagagagacagagggcacagggtgagttgaatatgaagggatgatatctaaaaaaataaaatcaaattaagggatgagagaggaatatattggaggagggagaaaaggagagatagaatggggtaaattatctcacctaaaagtggcaagaaaaagcagttctgttggaagggaagagtgggcaggtgaaggggaatgagtgaatcttgctctcatcagatttgactggaggagggaataacatacaccctgaattgggtatcttaccccataggaaagaaggaggaagggaataaaagaggggagatgatagaagggagggcagatagggggaggaggtaatcaaaagcaaacccttttgaaaagggacagggtcaagggagaaaattgaataaagggggatcggatagaagggagcaaaatatagttagtctttcacaacatgagtattgtggaagggttttacataatgatacaagtgTAGCCTATgttaaatttcttgccttcttagggagggtgggtggggaaggaagaggggagagaatttggaacttaaagttttaaaagcagatgttcaaaaaaaagttgtttttgcatgcagttgggaaataagatacatgggcaatggggcatagaaatctatcttgccctacaagaaagtaagggaaaaggggatggggggaagtggggtaacagaagggagagcagactggggaaaggggcaatcagaatatatgccatcttggagtgggggggagggtagaaatggggacaaaatttgtaattcaaaatcctgtgaaatcaatgctaaaaactaaaaatattaaataaatttttttttttaaaaaacacaagaaaagtcACTGTGTGACTTTTAGttccttttctgcctttctcctctacttcttacTATGTGTGAAtagaagaaaaggttaaaaacaaCTATAATTCAATTTTTCCAATGGAAGAGAAATATATTTGCTATCTATATTTTGAAACTGAGATATTGACCTTAAAGAAAGTGAGACAGTACAAGAATTTCCAAATAGAGAACTTATGTGGTGATggtagctttttttcttttttcaaaaaaaattgtggAAAAACTAACTTTGCTGTATTTTTTCCCTCATTAGTGAAACACCCATTTTGAAATTGTATGTATATTTTCTGCATTCTAAATAACTGTTTATCTATTCCCACTCATAATTATAAGTCATTTAGTGCTTCAATGTATagattgattttgttaaattctTACAGTATTCTGAGAGAATTATTGTATGTATTACACCTTTTCTACGTAAATGGAAGCTTAGTGTCAGAGACTGAAAAACTTCCAAAATCATACAATCAGGGATTTGTCTGAGATATATtgtccagtgtttttttttttttctaatatctcAGGCCACTTCACTGACTATGAAAAAGGTACCCATGACTAGAATTTACAGTTTACCTGCATATGGCTTTGTTGTAGCTATGGAAAAATACTTTCTTATGCTCAATCTGTCATTACAAAGTTCTTATTAAAAAGTACTTAGTCTCAAATGATTCTTTAATAGGAGGTGGAAAATCCCAATTAAGAATACTAAGATTATATTTTACTCTGAGCTAATTGTGTCTACCAGCTGACTATTAAGGGGAAGCTCACCAGTGGGGGTTTAATTTTAGGAGTGTTGACCCACATACTGTTGCCCTTAGTTTTGGAGTAGTAGCTCTCCTATGGGGAGTTGCTTGGAGTTGAGAGGGACACAAGGAGTGGTACAGTTGAATTTATTCAATAGCTATTTAAACTTGTTATTTAAAGTGTTCTTAAATGCAACTTCTTTCATTGGGGAAGTAGTGGTCTGGGGGTGTGGAGTGTTATGTATGATCTTAGATATGGTCGATATGTTATTTGGTTTTTCTTAATCGTTTTTTAAGGAGAATTCACTAGTCTTCAGGGAAGTGGCATATGTAGAAATATCtctgatgtaaaagaaaaagactgcaataaaactttaaaaatcgaAAAAGGCTAACTATAGCAATATTCTTTATGAGACATAATTTAACTTTTAGAATTGGAACGGATTTTAGAGACTATCTCATCTaacctcctcatcttacagataagaaaacagtgacccaaagaagttatgtgacttgtgcTTGATCAtataactaatttatttttaaacttatcTTTTTTTGTGTTGAATCTAGATGttcacattttgactttatttaaaAAGTATCTTAAAACTTTATCTCTTAGACTCTAAATAAAAATCCTATAatctattttgttgattttgctATCAggttatgatttttttaatagcacTCTTGACATCTTGTAATGATGACTGTAgtctagaaaaaatattttatatatgactaACTAAATTGGGAAGAAACATTTAACTTTTTGCATACTTCTGATCAAACAAATTTGACAAATagtttttttccacattttcctTATTGGTCATCGGTgcctttcttttctgccttttgaaTCTATACTTTCCTTTCAGGAAAATAGTATAACTGCTGCAGTTCCTATTCTGAACCTCACACCTTTATTTTTGGCATGCCACGTTGAGGGTAGAAAGAACTGGGTAGGTTTTTTGAGTTAGAAAAGAATAATTCTTTCTGCATTGTTACCATAAAAATcagaatgatatttgaattatgaCACCAAATTTTGTTGGAATctttaattataactttgaaagtGATTTATTAGTATTCACCTATGTTCTATCCTAAGTCATTTGCATGAAGATAATAATTAAAACGATAGGAAGTGACAAGGTCACTGAGAGTGTAATATACAGAGAGATGAGGGCCCACTACATAATGTTTGGGAACCTCTATGTTTAGGTATTGAGGTATGGTTTGTAGTTCTCCAAATTGAGAAGTGGCCATGTATAGATAGGTAGAAAGGTAGGggagagcagtgtcacagaaGGAGGTAAGCAATGACAGAAAAGGATGAGTTCTGAGGATGGGTCATTGGATTTAGTAATTATAAGATCTTCAATAGCCCTGAGAGAGCCATTCCAGACCAGTATTTCAGAAGGAAATAAGATTGGGAGCATTGTGAGAAATAAGTGAAAGATGTGAAAGTGGGGGGTAATAAATGTAGAAAATTCTTCCTAGGATTTGGctgtaaaaagaaaactaaagttgAGACTATAATATAGCTTGAGGGAATGgctaaaagttgttttttttttaatcgtgGGAAACTTAGATGTGTTTGTTTTCAGAGGGCAGGGAGCTAGTAggtgaaaatagaagagaagctaAAAAGCAGTGGTCTAAGAAATAGGATCAAGAAGGAAACAAGTAGAATGGTGTCTTTTAAAATTGAAGGAACTTCCCgtaaagaggaaagaatggggGAATGAGAGATGGATTTGGTGGTAAACAATGGAGAATAGAGAacctacatttttttcttcagtaaactTGGAAGTGAAGTCCTCTACTGAGAGAGGAAGGGTGGTATAGATGAACtgaagagaagagatttgaaaaaGCTGTTATTAGGACCCAATGGATCTTACATAACATAATAGTCAGGACAGCTAAGTGTAGGggagtggatggagcactggacttggaattaggaagacccatcttcgtgagttcaaatctggcctcagacatttcacagctgtgtgactctgggaaagtcatttaatcctgtttgcctcacttcctcatctgtaaaatgggctggagaaggaaatggcaaaccattccaatatctttgccaagaaaacccccagtgggatcgtgaaaagtcagacacaactgaataataacaacaaaagcatAATCTACTAGATCCAGGCAACACAGTTGTTATATACATTTTGCAGCAGTTCTTGCTGCATCTGGGAATGAAGAAGGCAGAAGGTATGAATAAACTAAAGTTAGAGTTTTGGAAAGCTTGACTAGCAATAGGAGAGAGGCCAAGGGAAATAATGGTAGAGTCAAAACTGGGAACGGAAGAAAGGGGTAATGAACTAGGAAAGCTGGTATAGGGATATAGGGTTTGGAGGTctcagtcagaaaaaaaaataggttaaatAAGGAATaagccagagagagagatggaagtagAGAGAGGTTGTGATCAAAGAGAACAATATAAGACTTCTGGAACGTAGCAGTTTTGGGTGATGGTGACCGTCGTCACCGTGCTGATGAAATCAAGTAAAGGTGTAAACCATGGGAGTTGATATGAATGAACTGAGAAGCCATGGTAATGGAGGAGCTATAAGTATTTATATTGAAATCATGAAGTATAAGGCAGGGGTTGGGCTCAAGAAGAAGAGTGAATCAGATACTGAATTCCTTGGTAAGAATAAAGAATGACCTCGTGGTAGTGACTGATAAAATTGGCAGTCTGGAAAGAGTGATGTAACCTGATGAGCTGAATCTCAAATGAAGAGAATGTGCTGAGTGCCTGCAGCAGAGAAGTATCGTGAAATGAGGCTGTGATAAGgaatatgtcattttttttctctcccttcttggcTCTGTATTAGACAGAATGGCTAGCATGGTAGAAGATAGTGGAGAAGGTGGCCAGACGTGTAGTGTTCTCTGGGGGAGGCCAGTTTTTCTTGCATTTAAAATGTTATGTTAAGGAAAGATATCTAACTACACTGAAGGGCAACATGCTGATTATAGAATGGGATTATAGAGGGCCCAATGAAAGAAGGCATTAGCCTAAAGGCTGGGGAAGTGTAGGTTGGAGTTGTGGATAAGGATGTGAGCAGAGAATTATAGGAGcagaaagttttttgttttgttttgttttccttttctgactcAGCCTGTGACTTTGAATTGTGTGGATTGGGAGACAGGAAAAGGTAGTTTGCTAACTCTGGTTGAGAATACAAGTTCATTCTTTGACTTCATCTACATAGCCATATTCAtttcctctatctcttgtctTTTCTAAAGTTCCAACATTCAgttgaaagaagagacaaaattcTAGTTCTGCATCCAAGTCCTTTTATTACTTACCCAGAACTCCATAGTTCCTCAAGTCCTAGTTTAATTATGGAAGTTTCATTCCCACATGAATAAACAGAATTGGATAGAGATGAATAGTTCTGATATTGCAGCAGACTTTGTCGCATTCTAGAGTGTTTCTGATTGACTATGTCAGTTACTCATATGGCTCCCTCCATACTTATTCAGCAAACTTTTATAAAGCACCTATTTGTCAGGTAGTGTGCTAGGTCctaggatataaaaacaaaaacaaaaaatgaaacaatctctaagTGCAAGGAGTTTATATTGTCCTTAATATCTCCCGAGAATCTATATGTGCCCTACCCTTTAAATATGAATGTAGAAGTGACTATCACATTCTAGGTGTATTCATTAAGATTGTAATTCTGGGATACAGCTTCTTTTCAGACAACCTGTCTCCTTTTTGGTGTCAGTTGTGACTGGAACATTCTTGATTACCAGACTGCTGATTTTGATTCTGGTTTTCTTCGGTGTTGTCTCATCTTCATAAACTTCCCCATTTGCCTTTCTCTGACTTTACTTCTTTAATATTTCTTGGCTTCACCCTACCCTCAGCTCCCAGTGTATGTATAAATGCACATGGATCCTGAATCTTTAACTTTTTCATTTGGACAGATTCCTTCTcagtaagggggaaaggaaacagaagagaataagcatttatatattgcctgCTTTGTGCCACACtctgtattaagtgctttacaatattatctctttggatcctcacaacagccctgcttgtaggtgctattattatcctcattttacaattgaggaaagtaaggcaaactGGTTAAGTAACTTGAAAAGTCACTTACTGATTCCATGCTTAGTGATcttatctattgtaccacctagcttcctcaaaGAATCCCTTACCATCCTAAAGAGTCAGTGCCTTCAGTAGGAGTCATTTTTTTTGTACCCTTTGATACTGTAgaacatttttcttaaattttatggTTCTGTTAGCTTATCAGGATCTTGacttttcagtgaaaaaaaaatcactacaaAACCACGTGATTTACAACAAAACTGTTGCAAGTGACACCTCATAGTTCTTAAGTAGggttttaaatacttttttctgTTGATCAACTTCCAGATGTGTACATGAataaataatatgtgtatatatattgttcATATTTTCAGGCCGGAGCCGCAACAAAAAGCTCCCTCTGtaccccctccaccaccaccacctccaccaccacctctaCCAGAACCAGCACCACCAGAACCAGAAGAGGAAATTCTGGGATCTGATGATGAAGAGCAAGAAGACCCTGCAGATTATTGCAAAGGTTAACTCAAAtatgaaatgctaaattttacaATACTTGTCTAAAATTGTTTTCCTATATTTCATTAAAGGAGAAACTTGATGAGGGGTTGGCTTATGTGTTCTGTAGTAAATatctttgacattttaaaattaggTTTCCTGTTCTAGCATCAGTTTGAAGTCTTTGTAGAATTACTTCTTCTTTGTAGTGCTTTACTCTGTGTTCAGTTTtacatagcttttaaaaaattatttctagaaTTGACATAATCAGTAAGGAGAATATACATTTGACTTCCTTAAACTTCTGAgcctttttttatattatttttcttttctcctctcctgttACCTCTTCATTTTTCTATTCTTGATCAGTCTAATCAAGCTAAAACTTAAAGAGGTTAAGGAAGATTAGAGCAAAGCAGAGGTGGTATTTATGTGTTTCTGTATGCATGTACATCCTGcttgtttttaaaaggatttgGCATGACACACAAAGTGAAAAGTAATATaaacaacaagaaagagaaaaacaagaaacCCTATAATAATAGGAGTACAGCA
It includes:
- the LOC118849933 gene encoding 40S ribosomal protein S7-like, whose product is MNSDLKAQLRELNITAAKEIEVGGGRKAIIIFVPVPQLKSFQKIQVRLVRELEKKFSGKHVVFIAQRRILPKPTRKSRTKNKQKRPRSRTLTAVHDAILEDLVFPSEIVGKRIRVKLDGSRLIKVHLDKAQQNNVEHKVETFSGVYKKLTGKDVNFEFPEFQL